A genomic region of Polyangiaceae bacterium contains the following coding sequences:
- a CDS encoding glucose-6-phosphate dehydrogenase assembly protein OpcA, with product MTALPVNEALKRIESELAEFWAAPDEESGTPMTKVRSSTMTYVIMTSQAEVERARETTEAVVETHPGRAFVLTVDGRLAPWEASHDVRMACRLDGGVQPICHDSIALTFGALTCERAGSIVAALALPEVPLVVEVGRGAPRTLVSALAPRADRLIVDTAHTSVTRVAEIAAMASSFVGDRQFVRTYTWRELVARFFDDALTALDDIRKVTVGRTPGGVTEPAALLLGWLGARLGWAFDSRQEARDRHGQTVEIVLQDEPHELLLPGELTGVWIETSVDGAPLSLACTRSKEHVNQVCWMRRGARESAHDYAMGHRGEDWVLVKAIHATEGDRVYREALTMAADWSGR from the coding sequence GTGACGGCACTCCCGGTCAACGAGGCGCTCAAACGCATCGAAAGCGAGCTCGCCGAGTTCTGGGCTGCGCCCGACGAAGAGTCCGGAACGCCGATGACCAAGGTGCGTTCGTCGACGATGACCTACGTCATCATGACGAGCCAAGCGGAGGTCGAACGCGCGCGCGAAACGACCGAAGCCGTCGTGGAAACGCACCCCGGACGCGCGTTTGTCTTGACCGTCGATGGCCGACTCGCCCCCTGGGAAGCGAGTCACGACGTGCGCATGGCATGCCGACTCGACGGCGGCGTACAACCGATTTGCCACGACTCGATCGCGCTCACGTTCGGCGCCTTGACGTGCGAACGAGCCGGTTCGATCGTGGCGGCGTTGGCTCTTCCCGAGGTGCCGCTCGTCGTCGAAGTCGGGCGCGGGGCGCCGCGTACCCTCGTGAGTGCCCTAGCTCCGCGCGCGGATCGGCTCATCGTGGATACGGCGCACACGAGCGTCACGCGCGTCGCGGAGATTGCGGCGATGGCGAGCTCTTTCGTAGGCGATCGACAGTTCGTCCGGACGTACACTTGGCGCGAGCTCGTTGCACGCTTCTTCGACGATGCGCTCACGGCTCTCGACGACATTCGCAAGGTTACCGTTGGACGAACCCCTGGAGGCGTGACGGAGCCGGCAGCGCTGCTTCTTGGATGGCTCGGGGCGCGCCTGGGTTGGGCATTCGATTCGCGGCAGGAAGCTCGAGACCGACACGGACAAACCGTGGAGATCGTTTTGCAAGACGAACCTCATGAATTGCTGTTGCCGGGCGAGCTGACGGGCGTATGGATCGAGACCTCGGTCGATGGGGCCCCCTTGTCTCTCGCGTGCACTCGCAGCAAAGAGCACGTGAATCAGGTGTGCTGGATGCGCCGCGGTGCTCGCGAATCGGCGCACGATTATGCGATGGGCCACCGCGGAGAAGACTGGGTGCTCGTCAAAGCGATCCATGCGACCGAGGGCGATCGCGTCTACCGCGAAGCACTCACGATGGCGGCGGATTGGAGCGGACGATGA